AACTAAGGCCTAGGAGGTCATTTGACCAAAGTTACAAGACAGTAATAGTCAACACTCGCTGATCCCTCACTCAGCACCAGGCCCTGTTCTGAGGCTATAACAGCCCTGTCCAGTAGacctttctgtgatgatggaaatattgtGTCTGTATTGTCTAGTAAAGTAGCCataagccacatgtggctactagcccttgaaatgtggctagtgcaaccaggaaaactaaatttaattttaatttcagttaatttaAATTGTTGTATGTGGCTAATGGCTGTTTATTGCATTGGACAGGGAAGCTCTATAACCATTCTATAAGGTAGGTGTGATTTCTGTTCCCATGtcatagatgaggacactgaggcacagtgaTGTTAAGTCATATAGCCAATAAATGGTAATGTCCAAACAGATTTGAGCTTAGGGCTCCCTCATCCACTCACCAGGGATGTGCCAGGGATCTGTCATGGCCCCCCAAGGACCACCCCTGCCAAACCATATCCTCCCTTGTTTCCTCAGACGGGCACACTTCGGTTCTGCGGGACCACGGAGTTCGCCAGTGGCCAGTGGGTGGGCGTGGAGCTGGATGAACCCGAGGGCAAGAATGATGGCAGTGTTGGGGGTGTCCGGTACTTCATCTGCCCTCCCAAGCAGGGTCAGtcccacctggggctcaaacggggtggtggtggggtccACTCAGTAGTTCTGATGCTGCTGACTGGGTAATGGGGGTAGGGAGATGATGactgggcagagggcagaggcttGGACAGCTCCCAGCCCACGTTCTGTCCCCGCAGGTCTCTTTGCCTCTGTGTCCAAGATCTCCAAAGTAGTGGATGCGCCCCCCTCATCAGTCACCTCCACACCTCGGACTCCTCGGATGGACTTTTCCCGTGTCACTGGGAAAGGCCGCAGGGAACATAAAGGTCAGAGGGGAGCCTTCTGGGTAGGAGGAGAGCCAATTTGAGGATATTCTATGGGTAGCCCAGCTTCAGTGACTCAGTTTATCCTCAGGCCCAAACTCCTGTTTTAGAAGACAATCTCTTGAGTTCTTCACTTCTATGACTCTGTTTCTCCTTTGACTTGGtactgcccacccacccccagttCCTGAAAAGATCTGGGGGTTCTCTGCTTTCTATGACTTAGTTTCCCCTCAGGCCCAAGGGTTTTCCCCCAGTTTTAGGGAAGAATCTGTGGGGTTCCTGGATTTAGTGACTTGATTTATCTTCACACCCAaccctttccttcattttatttatttatttttaaatgtttatttattttgagagagagagagagagagagagaccgtgcacATGTAcatgcaggtgaggggcagagagaagcaggggagaaagaatcctaagcaggctccatgaagAGCCCggtgcagagcttgatctcatgaccctgtgatcatgacctgagccaaaatcaagagtcagacgcttaaccgactgaaccaccaaggtgcccctactTCCTTCACCTTAAAAGGATAATTTCTGGGCTCCTTACTTTTGtgactcagtttttcttttgacCCAAATAACTTCAGCTTTGAGAAAGGATTTGGGGGTTCTCCAGGTTCTTGACCCTCATgcctaacccccacccccagttttcTTACAGTTGAGATTGTTTCCTTTCAAGCCTAAAGCCCCCCAGTTCTTGGGAAGGCTCTAGAGTTCCTGACAGGAGCCAGGACAGAGTTTCTACCTTGGGTCTTTTTGGGTGGCATGGGGTCCCCAGGGCTGGCATCTGGgggccccactccctccccatGTACCCTTTACCCCAGGCAAGAAGAAGCCCCCGTCATCCCCATCTCTGGGGAGCCTGCAGCAGCGAGAGGGAGCCAAGGCTGAGGTTGGAGACCAAGTCCTTGTTGCTGGCCAGAAGCAAGGGATTGTGCGCTTCTATGGGAAGACAGACTTTGCCCCAGGTAAGGACAGTGATctggggggtagggtgggggcaggcaggcaggacctTGAGGCATCCTGACACCTTACTGCTGCAGGTTACTGGTATGGCATTGAGCTAGACCAGCCCACTGGAAAGCATGATGGCTCTGTCTTCGGTGTCCGGTACTTCACCTGTCCCCCGCGGCATGGAGTCTTTGCACCGGCATCCCGAATTCAGAGGTGAGCCCAAACTCTAACCCAAACCCAGGGCACTTCCCAGAACCCTGATTCCCCTGTTAGATGTCTCTTCCTCTTGTACCAGCAGGACAGTGTGGATACCCACCTCCACACCATAGCTCTTTCTGCATAGGCCCCATGGGTTCAGCTCCTCTTGTGACTCTGACTTCTCCTACTCCTCTTATGTCTCCCCAGGATTGGTGGATCCACTGACCCCCCTGGGGACAATGTGGGAGCGAAAAAAGTGCATCAAGTGACAAGTGAGTTGGGGCTGGAGTGTAAGAGGTAGAGGAGGAGTGAAGGTTTGGGGATAGGAGGGTCATGGGTTTTCAGGTATATGCTGGTGGCAAAATCTCCAGTATTTCACAGGGGACATGGGGTCCAGGAAAATGATGAGACAGGATCCCAAAGAGGATAGGTGCTATGGGGTATGGGGATGTTAACAACAAGGCTCTGGGCAGGCACTGGGGACATGAGTAGGTATTGAGGGACACAGAATATTATTGATAAGAGGTCCAGATGGGTATTGGAATGTGAGGTCGAGGTGGGTACTGGGGACATGGCCAAGTATTAATGACAAAGAGTCTGGTTCGGTATTGAGGGTCTGTCATCCTGTCACCTGAGACCTTGCCCTCTCCTTCAGTGACACAGCCCAAACGCACTTTCACGACAGTCCGGACCCCAAAGGACATCGCATCAGAGAACTCCATCTCCAGGTGTGTAGCCAACCCTTGGCCCACCTCCTGTAGGATGTTCAGGGAGAGGTTGCACAAGGCTGGTGGACACAGGGATCTGGACTTCTGGTTGGGGCTGGAAATAGAGGTTAGGAAAACTAGTGGCTAATCAGCCTACCCAGAAACAGTTTTTAGGGAGTGAGCTCCCACACTGAATTCTGGGGACTTTCACCCGTATGGGGCAGGTAGAGGAGGCAGAACACCTTCCACGGCACAGGAGTCTGAGAGGGCATAGCCAGACAagtagagacagaatccagaaAGGCCAAATCCAGATGTTCCCTGCATCAAGGCGTGATGGATATGATTCTCCTTTCCAGGTTGCTCTTCTGCTGCTGGTTTCCCTGGATGCTGAGGGCAGAGATGCAGTCTTAGAGGCCTGGATACCTGACAGAGTCACAGAGTCCCCTCTAGCATCTCCTGACACAAGGAGCCCCTGAATCACCCTGAGATAGAGATTCCCAGTAACACATCCAGAATAGAGACCCCATTAGCCAGCCCTGGATCACTGAGGCCCCATTATTAACAGATTCCCTCATGATAACCCCCAAATACAGACCCCAAGGTACCCAGAAAGAGATTCCTTGAGTGTAGCACCTTCAGGCTAGTCCCTATCCCCAACCCCTCAGAGCAGACCCCCAATAACATATTTCCACATCACCTCAAATGATGGTGACTTCTACATAATGCTCCAGAGCAGAACATTCCTGAATCATTCATTACTGGATCAGAACCCTCCCCCATTAACAAAGACTCCTCCTCTGTCAAGTCCCCTTGAAATAAACATAGGTCATGCCTCCAGAGCAACAGAGTAACAGACCTACATTTAACATCAGTCCCCTCAAGATGTTGTGACCCCCCATGGTCACCCCAAAAGCTTACACTGCAATCAGAGACTCCCTACATTAACAAAGACCCCTGTTCTTACAAAAGAGACACACATTAACCAGTCCACTGTCACCCCCAATTTACAGACACCAAAACAGTCCTGGAAGTGCTAATTACAGGACCCCTAAGTCTTCCTACCCTCTGCGCCCTCAAGAAACCCCCAGTGCCTTGTATGAAGCCCACCCCACATGGCCCACAGCCCCTGTGCTGGTCAGGCTCCCagaaaattctctattttttaagtaacGACTTCCCCCTTTGGGGGACCCCAAAATTTAGAGGCCCCATTCTGTGACTCTCGGGATCCCAAACCCCAGAGTACAAGTCCCATACTCCCCTGTGTCCCCAAGTCCTACAGCCCCTAGAGGATCCCAAGGCCCTAACTACAGGGATCCTCAAATCATGGAATCCCCAAATCCCCAGGGaatcccaaattaaaaaattcaatccCAAGCCCCCAGGAAACCCCAATCACGGAGGTCCTTGTGCCTGGGATGGAGGAGACTGCAGTGAGGATATGCATCCCGGGCTCCCAGGGCACCTCAAGCCCACTTCATAGGCACCAGGAGACCCCAAACAGGAATTCTCATCCCTGGAAACTGGAGCACTTCAATGCCCTGAGTCGTTGGATCTCAAGACACCCAAATGCAAAGAGCCCCAGCCCCAAGGGAACCCCACATCCTAAAGCCTCCATCTCTAATACATGAAGGGCCCCAAGGCCTTGAGGGGATCCCAAATCTTGGAACCCCTATTTCAATCTATGTTCTGGTCACAGGTCCAAAACACCAAATCTGAGTCACTGGCCCCAAAGGACCTCACAGCACTCGAGCCAGACCAACGGTCTGAGGGAGAACCTGAAGGCCCAGGGGGTCCAGGGTGGACCCGGGGCCCTGACCACCAAGGACAGCTCACGACTGCCCCTTCACTGCATGTCCCTGAATTCAGCATGACCCCTGTCCCCTTCAATAAAGATGTTTCTATGGTTTCTCTGTGTACGGTCAGTATTTGGAAAGTTGTGGGCCTCCCTCCGTATTGCTGGGGAAGTACGAGGGAGGAAGTCCTTCCTTCAAACCATCCTCCCTGCAGCTGGGGTATGGAATGATTCAGCCTGCGGGAAGTCGTTGTGATAGTCTAGTCTTCCAGCGGGTTCCCCTCCCATCTGGCCCCATTCCAAGGGTACCCCTCCCATCTGGGCCCACTCCACTGTGTGGGCGGGTTGGGTTCTGGAATTCTGATTGGTCAGTACCAGATGAAGGCCCGTCTCCGAAGGATCCCCAGTGGCTCAGAGGCCAGGAGGTGCAGCCTATCATAGACGAGAGTGAAGGGGCGGGGCAGTAGCGGGTGAGAGCGCCGATTGGGTGGAAGGCGGACCCTTAGGACCTTTGAGAGTTCCCGTTGGTTTGAGAAAACGTGCGTCAGAAACGTGGAGCGGAAGTGACTGGGAAGGGAATGGGGTAGTTTAATTCGGGTATTGGAGGGGTACTCTGGTGGACGGTCAGatttgggggtggctgggggcgGAGATGGGTGTCCAAGAGGGCTGAGAATGGGGATCTAGGGAAGCTCAGATGGGAGTCCAGGGAAACTCAGAGTGTGGAATTCTAGAAAACTCGGGGTGGAGAGTCTAAGGGGTTCAGGTAGGGAAGAAGGTTTGAGAGGAGTCAAGCTCCGGACTAAAGGCCCAAGGTTGCTACAGGGAAGGGGCGCTCGGGAGGGGAAGTGTGAAGGGGTCCGGAGTGGGGGGATCCGAGGAGACTGAGAATGGACCTGTCTGAGGAGACTCAGATTGGGGGCACGCGGGTGTTCAGAATGGGACATCTGAAAGGGCTTGAGGCGGCAGGAGGGTGCATGGGGAGTTTGAATGTTGTTAGAGACCCAGACTGATGGTCGCAGGTTTGAAGTTGTTAGGATGGCCTCTCAAACTGTTTGAAGGGGCTTTGGGGTGCAGCCCTGGAGGCTATGCGTGGAGCTCTTGGGAAAGGCTCCCAGTGAGGTCAGAGGATATTCTCTGTGAGAGGCTTAAGGGGCAGAAATGTGTAGTTTCGTGGGCCATTGTGGATGAAGTTTGGGGCAGTGTTCTGGGTACTCACTGTGTCCGGGTGGCTTTTGAGATGCTGAGGACTCAGGTTTTAGAAACCAAGTGAGTTTCACTGTAGGGCCAAGGTGAGGCCCTGGCCCTTGATAAAGCAGAAAATGGGATCATAGCCTGAGGGTGGGAGGCTTGGTGACTTCAGAgtatcctcccctcccccacaggacTGGGTGCATGGAGTTGGTGTCCATGGAGGATCAGGATGCCAGGGTCCCAGCCCTGGAACCATTCAGGGTGGAACAGGTTGTCAGACTGGGGGTGCAGAGGGTGAAGGTGGGGACTAGAGGGTGGGGGATAGAGTGGGGATAGGCAGGCCGACTCCTGAGTTTGTGGGCTTGGACTGCTCCTtccctccaaattcattcttACCCTCAGGGTAcagccccaccctcacccccacttcccacccccaAAACGGGCATTAGTCCTTTGACTTCAGGCCCTAGCCTGTTTGGGAACATCTGGAGACCCTTCAGAGGGAGGGTCTGCTCAGTGATACTAGAGCCCCGGTGTAGGTTGAAGGGCCACACCTTCACGGGGATCTCTATCCTAGGCACCACCTGTAATCTACTATGTCCCTGACTTCATCtccaaggaagaggaggagtaTTTGCTTCGACAGGTAACCCCAACACCCTTCCGGtttgtttttccctccttcccagatCCCTCCCCAATCTCCAGGTTCTGTGTGAGAGTCCCTAAGGCTACAGTAAAGATCCTGGCAGGAAGGAGAGTGACATCCAGCACCCATCCCtcatcttcccttttcctctctcaggACCTGCTGGGGTGTGTCAGAGCTTTTCCCAGGAAGCTTAGAAGAAACCAAACTGATTCTTAGGAAGGTAGTTCTTATGCAGCTCAGACTCCCGGTGCGGGGATAGCCCAGTGCAGCCTTCAAAACAGATGTTACTGAGATCAGATTCGTTATGCTAGAAACACGGTTACAAGTCTTATACCCTCTGTGCTGAGATAGCCCAATCCTGCTATCATAGAGAAAAGGAGGTTATAAACATAGGCTGAGATAGCCTGGTTGAGGCCCTTGAGGTTTGGGGAATTAGGAATTTGCAGTTTCAGATTTCTGTGCTGACATAACTCAGGCATCAGAATGCTACAGAGTAAACTCTTCCCTCTGCTGAGATGGCTCAGCATACACTCTGAGTCTTGGGAATAAGGTTACTATGCTCAAATCACCTGTGCTGAGATAGCCCAGTATTCTGTATTCTATTCTTAAGGTTTAGGgagagaagaatttaaaaagctCAGCTCCTTTGGAGTCTCAGACCGTTAGTTGTAGAGCACAGATCTTCCCTGTGCTATCTCAACTAGTGTTGTCTAGTTTGAGTCCCAGGAATAAGTTAGC
This genomic interval from Panthera leo isolate Ple1 chromosome E2, P.leo_Ple1_pat1.1, whole genome shotgun sequence contains the following:
- the ALKBH6 gene encoding alpha-ketoglutarate-dependent dioxygenase alkB homolog 6 isoform X4; its protein translation is MVAGLKLLGWPLKLFEGALGCSPGGYAWSSWERLPVRSEDILCERLKGQKCVVSWAIVDEVWGSVLGTHCVRVAFEMLRTQVLETKTGCMELVSMEDQDARVPALEPFRVEQAPPVIYYVPDFISKEEEEYLLRQVFNAPKPKWTQLSGRKLQNWGGLPHPRGMVPERLPLWLQRYVDKVSDLSLFGGLPANHVLVNQYLPGEGIMHHQPGLPHHAGPLRAAAAKGR